A single window of Butyricicoccus intestinisimiae DNA harbors:
- a CDS encoding peptidase U32 family protein: MDNMNKPEVLAPAGDMERLKYAIAYGADAVYLAGKHFGMRAASGNFSDEELRDGIAYAHERGVKIYVTVNISPRSPEFPELEEYLKKLYLYHADAIIVSDLGVIRVAKRIVPNMPLHISTQASILNYEAAQFWVDMGAERIVLARELTLKEIKTIRDHIPPEVEIECFVHGAMCISYSGRCLISNYTTGRDANHGACAQSCRWKYALMEEKRPGQYFPVDEDERGTYLYNSKDMCMIDHIPELIEAGVTSFKIEGRAKTAYYTAGITASYRRAIDAYFENPTPDFKVPEDIREEIGKISHREYFTGFYFGRDPKGQYYPDVMYIRDWEISGLFDSCDEDGNAVFVLKNRFFSGDTLELMQPGKPVYSFKVENMTNDDGEVLDAARSAMMRIHLKFPFQVSEFSILRKEKAANPIKKA; encoded by the coding sequence ATGGATAATATGAACAAACCTGAAGTTTTGGCGCCGGCAGGAGATATGGAGCGCCTGAAGTACGCCATTGCGTACGGCGCAGATGCAGTATATCTCGCCGGAAAACACTTTGGCATGCGCGCGGCATCCGGCAATTTTTCGGATGAAGAGCTGCGCGATGGCATCGCCTATGCGCATGAGCGCGGTGTCAAAATCTATGTGACGGTCAATATTTCTCCCAGATCTCCGGAGTTTCCGGAGCTGGAGGAGTATCTGAAAAAGCTGTATCTCTATCATGCCGATGCGATTATCGTGTCGGATTTGGGCGTCATTCGCGTAGCAAAGCGTATTGTTCCGAACATGCCGCTGCACATCAGCACGCAGGCCAGCATCCTCAACTATGAGGCGGCGCAGTTCTGGGTGGATATGGGCGCTGAGCGCATTGTATTGGCACGTGAGCTGACACTGAAAGAAATCAAAACCATCCGCGACCACATCCCGCCGGAGGTGGAGATCGAATGTTTTGTGCACGGAGCGATGTGCATTTCGTACTCCGGCCGCTGTCTGATTTCCAACTATACAACCGGCAGAGATGCGAACCACGGCGCCTGTGCGCAGTCGTGCCGCTGGAAATACGCGCTGATGGAAGAAAAGCGCCCGGGACAGTATTTTCCGGTCGATGAGGACGAGCGCGGCACGTATCTGTACAATTCCAAAGATATGTGCATGATTGACCACATTCCGGAGCTGATTGAAGCAGGTGTCACCTCGTTCAAAATCGAAGGCCGCGCCAAGACAGCGTATTACACCGCAGGTATTACCGCGTCGTATCGCCGCGCCATTGATGCATATTTTGAAAATCCGACACCGGATTTTAAGGTTCCGGAGGACATTCGAGAAGAAATCGGAAAAATCAGCCACCGCGAGTATTTTACCGGCTTCTACTTCGGCAGAGATCCGAAGGGTCAGTACTATCCGGATGTCATGTACATTCGAGACTGGGAAATCTCCGGTCTGTTTGACAGCTGCGATGAGGATGGCAACGCGGTTTTTGTTCTGAAAAACCGATTCTTCAGCGGCGACACACTGGAACTGATGCAGCCGGGCAAGCCGGTTTACTCGTTTAAGGTCGAGAACATGACCAACGATGACGGCGAAGTGCTGGATGCGGCGCGTTCGGCAATGATGCGCATTCATCTCAAATTCCCGTTCCAGGTTTCGGAGTTCTCGATTCTGCGCAAGGAAAAAGCGGCAAATCCGATTAAAAAAGCATAA